A DNA window from Arachis hypogaea cultivar Tifrunner chromosome 18, arahy.Tifrunner.gnm2.J5K5, whole genome shotgun sequence contains the following coding sequences:
- the LOC112770154 gene encoding protein MAIN-LIKE 1-like, whose product MLLDDRYVPYLQMAGLYHLARLNDRWFRLDEALDVAYQLGLPVDGRYVSGCLSEFQIYIEGGHPAWVWFEELLGVVPSSSQVQKYAVNCNWFQETFGECPEGADEDTVRRYARAYIMMLLGTQLFADKSGNRIHIRWLPFAARLEEMGTYSWGSVALAWLYRCMCRVANRNVIKLAGPLQLLQSWIFWLFPRFRLAGFETFSWPLASRWSGYIPSSSEKGPRVQMWRLWIDRLQDREFIWMPYSSSDVLQVVHPEVLEPRHMVLWQSVTSLSYFAVIEWHQIDRVLPQFRGV is encoded by the exons atgctcctcgatgacagatacgttccgtACCTGCAGATGGCAGGTCTTtaccatcttgcaaggctgaacgatagatggttccggTTGGACGAGGCCCTT gacgtggcataccagctggGTTTGCCAGTGGACGGGCGTTACGTCAGCGGCTGCCTATCAGAGTTCCAGATATACATCGAGGGTGGCCATCCAGCCTGGGTTTGGTTCGAGGAGTTGCTTGGAGTGGTACCTTCTTCTagccaggttcagaagtacgcGGTCAACTGCAACTGGTTTCAGGAGACTTTTGGTGAGTGCCCGGAGGGAGCTGATGAGGATACTGTGCGTCGATATGcccgtgcgtacatcatgatgttgttgggcacgcAGCTTTTTGCGGACAAGTCCGGCAATcgcattcacatcagatggcttccgTTTGCAGCTAGGCTGGAGGAGATGGGGACCTACAGCTGGGGTTCTGTAGCACtggcatggttgtaccggtgcatgtgccgagtggcaAACAGAAATGTTATCAAGCTAGCGGGCCCACTACAGCTACTTCAGTCATGGATTTTCTGGCTATTTCCTCGGTTTAGGCTTGCAGGATTTGAGACGTTCAGCTGGCCATTGGCCTCGAG gtggtcaggttacaTCCCTTCCAGTAGCGAGAAAGGTCCTAGAGTTCAGATGTGGAGGCTCTGGATAGACCGGTTGCAGGATAGAGAG TTTATCTGGATGCCGTACAGCAGCTCCGACGTACTTCAGGTCGTGCATCCCGAGGTTTTGGAGCCTCGGCATATGGTGCTGTGGCAGTCTGTTACATCGCTTAGCTACTTTGCcgtcatagagtggcatcagatagatAGGGTTCTTCCGCAGTTTAGAGGGGTGTAG
- the LOC114925793 gene encoding uncharacterized protein, with protein MTTNISECVNSIMKGVRNLLVCSLVKATYGRLAELFVRKGRGAEAQMGTGQQFSQYLVKCIEANLKTARCFTVTLYDRDNSEFTVAETTPTGSFSLGTYRVSLASRTCDCGYFQALHFPCQHALACCAYSQVTWSSYVHSVYQISSVFSVYQMGFTPPIPEGFWPPYDGPTVIPDPAKRRAREGRPRSTRIWTNMDEADPNWPKRCGLCRQPGHTRRSCPQLGGPSHTGGQ; from the coding sequence atgacgacgaatatctcGGAGTGTGTGAACTCAATCATGAAGGGTGTCAGAAACCTCCTTGTATGCTCTTTGGTCAAGGCAACATATGGAAGGCTTGCGGAACTCTTTGTTCGCAAGGGGAGAGGGGCTGAGGCCCAGATGGGAACCGGACAGCAATTCAGTCAGTACTTGGTGAAGTGTATAGAGGCCAACTTGAAAACCGcaaggtgcttcacggtgactttgTATGACCGGGATAACTCTGAGTTCACCGTAGCCGAGACCACTCCGACGGGCTCTTTCTCATTGGGTACCTACAGAGTATCGCTTGCCTCTCGGACCTGTGACTGCGGGTACTTTCAGGCGCTTCATTTCCCGTGCCAGCACGCACTTGCATGCTGTGCCTACTCACAGGTTACCTGGTCCTCTTATGTTCACAGCGTGTATCAGATTAGTTCAGTGTTCAGTGTGTACCAGATGGGATTCACACCGCCGATACCGGAGGGCTTCTGGCCACCTTACGACGGGCCCACCGTGATTCCGGACCCTGCCAAGAGGCGTGCAAGAGAGGGTCGTCCTAGATCCACTAGGATATGGACGaatatggacgaggcagatccgaaCTGGCCAAAGAGGTGTGGCCTTTGTCGCCAACCCGGACACACCCGGCGGAGTTGCCCACAGCTTGGAGGACCGTCTCACACAGGGGGCCAGTAG